A window of the Thermomicrobiales bacterium genome harbors these coding sequences:
- the rsmI gene encoding 16S rRNA (cytidine(1402)-2'-O)-methyltransferase, which yields MGTLFVVATPIGNMEDLSPRALRVLSEVDLIAAEDTRYTGAMLRRLGITTTLLSNHGFNERARVGRFLEALERADVALVSDAGTPAVSDPGAILVRAAVEAGYRVAPIPGPSAVLAAVSASGLVDGPFTFLGFLPRPSGERNQMLEDSLATGYPLVLFETGPRIARLAELLAERAPDRAVAVFRELTKLHEESIHAPAHDLPDRLAEATLKGEFVLVVGAGTTSIEGDPDEAIRAMLARGERPSDIARVLAKQFERPRSELYERVLELQLDSSNA from the coding sequence TTGGGCACGCTCTTCGTCGTTGCAACACCGATTGGGAACATGGAGGATCTTTCTCCGCGCGCGCTGCGGGTCCTCAGCGAGGTCGATCTCATCGCGGCCGAAGACACCCGTTATACGGGGGCAATGCTGAGGCGTCTCGGAATCACCACCACGTTGCTCAGCAACCATGGGTTCAATGAGCGGGCTCGCGTCGGCCGTTTCCTCGAGGCGTTGGAGCGGGCAGATGTGGCGTTGGTGAGCGATGCGGGAACCCCGGCAGTTTCCGACCCAGGGGCCATCCTGGTGCGGGCAGCGGTCGAGGCCGGGTATCGGGTGGCGCCTATTCCCGGTCCGTCCGCGGTGCTCGCGGCAGTCTCCGCATCGGGTCTTGTGGATGGCCCGTTCACGTTCCTTGGATTCCTGCCACGACCGAGTGGCGAACGGAACCAGATGCTCGAGGATTCGCTTGCCACCGGATACCCGCTGGTGCTCTTCGAAACGGGCCCGCGCATCGCCAGGTTGGCCGAGCTGCTTGCTGAGCGGGCTCCTGACCGTGCCGTTGCGGTCTTTCGGGAACTGACCAAATTGCACGAGGAATCGATTCATGCGCCGGCACATGACCTGCCAGACCGGTTGGCCGAAGCAACGCTGAAAGGCGAATTCGTGCTGGTGGTCGGTGCGGGAACGACGTCGATCGAAGGCGATCCGGACGAAGCCATTCGCGCGATGCTGGCGCGTGGGGAGCGGCCATCGGACATCGCGCGCGTGCTTGCAAAGCAGTTCGAACGCCCCCGTTCCGAACTGTACGAGCGGGTCCTCGAACTCCAGCTCGATTCGTCGAACGCCTAG